The Streptococcus iniae genome contains the following window.
AGTCGAAAAAGAGATCGTCTCAGACGATAAGTAATTATCGAGATATTCCCTGATCAGCTGGTCATTAATAGCATCACTTGTGATTAAGGTGACTTGAAGCGGTGCTAAAGTGTTGCGAAGCCATTGCTCAATATGGCTGCAAAACAAGAAAAAGTAGTGCTGATTCAGTGACGTCCTGTTATGTTGACCTAACCAGTCAGTGACAATAGGCCTAAGAGCAGCCACAACCTTGGGATTGCCCGGATAATGATCTGACGAAAAATAATGGGGTTCAGGAATAAACTGCTGCACATCTAAAATGAAATACCTGGCAAAAAAGATAACAATTTTTAGTAAACGGTCATCATTTTTCGGTGCCAAAGGCAGCAAGTCTGAAACAGCCTGGTAAAGGGAAGCAAAAGCAGGATGGGATTTAAAAATCAGCAAGAGTTGCTCAGTATGCCCATCTGACCATTTTTGAGCAGCAAAAGAATTAGCAGCCGTCAAATGAATCAACAAGAGGTAATCAAAATCCCTTTGTCCAAAACGAATCTTGTAGCGAGGTTCAATAATCTGCTTTGCACAATGGTGAATATCCTCGTAGACAAAGAAGGTTTTTAACTGCTTTAACATTTCTGAAGGTGGGTTTTCAACCCCCTTGTCATGCCGTTTCCAAGAAAGGGCCAACAAAATATCATAAAAGACAAAGGACTCAGATAAGGTTTCAGAAGCCCGTAAGTTGGTTGAGCCTGTAAATAAAAATTCACGGATAACCATCTTGTCTTTAGCTGTCAATTCACAGAGTTTAAGACCAAATTTCGACTGCAAGAAAGCAATGAAAAATCGAATCCGATACTCTTCCCCACAGATGCTTGTTTTAGACAGACCTAGCCCAAACTCTTGCAAAAGAGCAACAATGGTTTCACGGGTCCTATAAGCAGCAGAAGTGGATAAAAACCGTTCCTTGGTAAAGACCCCAAGGGGTTGTTTTGCCTCATCATTTGTCACTAAAAAAGTGAGCATTTGCAAAACTTGTGACTGATTGTAAATAGCATGTAAAAAAACAGTTTTACTGACGGAGCTGAACTGGCAAGTAACCAGACCTTTGTCAATATTAACCCACAGTTTTCCAGTAAACATAGCACTCAAATGGGCCATGTATTTCTTAACCTGTGAAGCAGACAAAGCTGTTTTCAAACTAAGATCAGCTAGAGAAATCACTGGGCTATTAAACAACACCTCCAGCAGATTTTTCTTATCTAAAATTTTTTGCTCTAAATAATGTTCAATCAAAAGAGCTCTCCCCTCTTAAAATTGCCAGTAGCCCTAAAGCCTGCGACTACTGGACAGTTCTCCATTAATCATTTTACAGAAGTGCCACTGATAAAGCAATGGCACAAATAAGATAAAAGCAGTAAAAGAGAGTTTGCTAATGCTGCCACTCGAACAGTTATTGAACAAACTCACTCTTACCCCTTAAAACAAGATAAGTCACGGGCTTTTCAAGCCCATATTCAACCTATCAAGCAATGCCAATTCACAGCAAGTCCCCTCTTACTGGAATTCTTTTTGCAGATTTTCCCGCAGATACTTATTAAGACGTGACAAGGCTAAGCTTGGCACTAACTGGCTGAAATAGTAGACGGAAACATCTGTCATCTCCTCCAAAATGGTGTCTGTCAAGACCAAATCAAAGTTTCTTTCAATATCCAGAGTCTTCAAATCATGCCCCTTAAAGAGAGTAATCTCAAAAAATTGCCCCAAGTAGGCCTGTAAAAACTGCCCCACATTATGAGATCCCCTCTCGACAATCAAAAGACGGTGTTTTTTAATCTGATGACTCAAATGCAAAAAGAGATTGTCCCAAGAAATCAACAGAATATAAGCCAAATGCTCAAAATCCTTATCACTAAAAGGATGGCAATAGGGCTCAAACACCGTTTTCAAGCGTTTTTCAATCTCCTGATACAGCTTAGGGTAATCCGATTTAAAATAATCCAAGTAATCCTGACGGTAGTCATAGATTAAAAAGGCCTGATGCTGATCCCAAGGACCAAGCAAAAGCGCGTTATGAAACATAGCCGCCACTTGCTTTTGATTGGTGATAGCCAGCCCAAATGTTTCTTCCAAATGACCAAGTGCTTCAAGAGCCACAGTCAGTTTATTCTGAGAGGCCTCTTCAATGTCAGTTTCTTCAAACAGCAAGCCCTCCTGTAAATAATCCCCAAAAATCTCAGACAAGGTCTCCGCAGACAGGGTCAAACCAAGAGTATTTTCTAACTCCGCAAAATCCTGCCCCAAAAACCAGTCCAGACTCTTGTCAAAAAAGCGCCCCGTTCGGTAGCCTTTTTGCAGACGAAGAAGGTTAATGGCTGTTAAAATTTTCAGATGATGGTACAGGGAGAAATCCTGCTCAGCCAGTTGCCCAAGAGGTGACTTCTCTAATAATTGGTCAACCAAATCTTCTTCCAAGTAGCCTGAAAAAGGCCAAACGTGTTGGTCATAGGCTTCAGAAAA
Protein-coding sequences here:
- a CDS encoding helix-turn-helix domain-containing protein; translated protein: MIEHYLEQKILDKKNLLEVLFNSPVISLADLSLKTALSASQVKKYMAHLSAMFTGKLWVNIDKGLVTCQFSSVSKTVFLHAIYNQSQVLQMLTFLVTNDEAKQPLGVFTKERFLSTSAAYRTRETIVALLQEFGLGLSKTSICGEEYRIRFFIAFLQSKFGLKLCELTAKDKMVIREFLFTGSTNLRASETLSESFVFYDILLALSWKRHDKGVENPPSEMLKQLKTFFVYEDIHHCAKQIIEPRYKIRFGQRDFDYLLLIHLTAANSFAAQKWSDGHTEQLLLIFKSHPAFASLYQAVSDLLPLAPKNDDRLLKIVIFFARYFILDVQQFIPEPHYFSSDHYPGNPKVVAALRPIVTDWLGQHNRTSLNQHYFFLFCSHIEQWLRNTLAPLQVTLITSDAINDQLIREYLDNYLSSETISFSTYYSLADDIYKIKQASPDLVITHQDLIPFVKKELAQGSYVTHFDYVNPHEHLNRIQHKILCLQEEHYQQHIAQHFL
- a CDS encoding helix-turn-helix domain-containing protein: MPFNIGLFTSQQVRELKLIMLLKKQKTLRDYKSICQQLNCSFLTLQTEIATLQAFPEIKDVQYIYSHLKVQFEEQFGARKLYQSVILESNGLRLLEELFLSDFDSVDVLAEELFISLSTLKRLFKKTNTYLDAHYDFVIDIKELALSGDETSIRLFYLRYFSEAYDQHVWPFSGYLEEDLVDQLLEKSPLGQLAEQDFSLYHHLKILTAINLLRLQKGYRTGRFFDKSLDWFLGQDFAELENTLGLTLSAETLSEIFGDYLQEGLLFEETDIEEASQNKLTVALEALGHLEETFGLAITNQKQVAAMFHNALLLGPWDQHQAFLIYDYRQDYLDYFKSDYPKLYQEIEKRLKTVFEPYCHPFSDKDFEHLAYILLISWDNLFLHLSHQIKKHRLLIVERGSHNVGQFLQAYLGQFFEITLFKGHDLKTLDIERNFDLVLTDTILEEMTDVSVYYFSQLVPSLALSRLNKYLRENLQKEFQ